The nucleotide sequence ACCCCGGCGCAGCAGTTCGCGCCCGAGGTAGAGGTTGCCGACGACATCGAGGTTGTCGCAGAGCGCGAGGTCCTGGTAGACCGTCGCGACGCCGAGTCCCTGGGCGTCGTGCGGCCTGTTGATCTTCACCGGGCCGCCCTGCCACTCGATGACGCCCTCATCGATGGGGTGGACACCCGCGATCGTCTTGACCAGGGTGGACTTTCCTGCGCCGTTGTCGCCCACCAGGGCGACCACTTCTCCGGCGTGAACCTCCAGATCGACGTCGGTGAGTGCCTGCACCGCACCGAATCGCTTGGAGACTCCGCGCAACGCCAACACGGGCGTAGCGGACACGTGAACCATCTCCTTCGCCGCCTGACCGGCGGGGATGCCGCGCTTGAGACCAGGCGCGGAGGATGTGCGGGCCCCTCGACATGGGGGCCGTCGCACAAGGCTTACAAAGTGAACATGTGAATTACCCGCCGCGCTCGGCAGCGCCCCGTAGGGACGCGGGGAAACGCGCGACCAGCCACGAAGGTGCGACGGACGACCGACAACCGACGGCCCCGTCGCGACACCACCAGCGGAGCGCCCGGACAGCGGTTCCGTCCGACGCCCGCCCCGGAAGCGGGGTATGAGGTGGGGCGGGCGCCGGACAGGCTCAGCGGGCCGGAGTGGTTACTTCAGACCGGCGGACTCGCAGGCCTTGGCGTACTCGGGGGTGCAGATGTCGGCGACCGTGTACAGGCCGTCCTTGACCACCGTGTCGTTGATGTTCTCCTTGGTGACGGAGACCGGGGTCAGCAGCTTCGCCTGGACCTTGTCGCCGGAGCCGCTGGTCACCGTGGTGTCGGCCAGGGACTTGATGTCCTTGCCCTCCAGCAGGTTGACCGCGAGCTCGGCGGCCGTGTCGGCCTCCGGCTTGTAGGCCTTGTAGACCGTGGAGGACTGGGTGCCGGCGACGAGCCGCTGGATGGCGGCGAGCTCGGCGTCCTGACCGGTCAGCGGGATGTTGCTGATCTTCGCACCCTTGAGGGTGTTGGCGATGCCACCGGCCATGCCGTCGTTGGCGGCGTAGACGCCCGCGATGTTCTTGGCGCCCAGCTGGGTGATCGCCGCGGACATCTTCTGGGCGGCGACGGTGTCCTTCCACAGGCCGGTCTGCTCGTAGGCGATGTCGACCTTGCCGTCGAGGGCCTTGTGGGCGCCTTCCTTGAACTGGCCGGCGTTCGGGTCGGCGTCGTCGCCGTTGATCATGACGACCTTGGCCTTGGGGGTCGCCTTGTCGCCGAGCGCGTCGAGCAGGGCCTGGCCCTGGAGCTCGCCGACCTTGACGTTGTCGAAGGAGACGTAGGCCGAGACCGGGCCCTGGGCGAGACGGTCGTAGGCGACGACCTTGACGCCCTTGTCCACCGCGGACTGGATGGAGGACTTGATCGCGGCGGAGTCCTGGGCGGAGATCACGATGACCTTGACACCCTTGGTCACCATGCTGGTCATCTGCTGCGCCTGTTTGGCGGGGTCGGCGGCGGCGTTCGCGTACTGGACGTCACAGTCGGAGCAGAGCTCCTTGACCTTGTCCTCGAAGTACGGCCGGTCGAACTTCTCGTAGCGCGCGGTGACGTTGTCGGGCAGGAGCAGGCCGATCGACTTGCTGTCCGAGCCGCTGTCGCTACCGCTGTCCGAGTCGTTGTCGTCGCCGGCCTTGCCACAGGCCGCCACGGACAGCGCCAGCGAGATCGCGGTGGCGCCGATCGCGACTCTACGCATCGTTGCGTTCATTTGGGTTGTGCCTCCCTGACAGGGCCGCAGCACTGCGGCCGAGGTGGCTGGAAGTCAACTCGGCCACACGTGCGACGTCAAGAAGTAAATCCTTAACGGGTTGGCAACGGCGTGTTTCGTTCTCTAAGTGAAGACAGGGGTCGCTGCGGAGAGGGTTCCGTCCAAAAGGGTCGAATCACCCATCTCGCTGAGGGCCAGAGCCAGGGCCCCGAGGACCTCGGCACGGCCACCAAGCGCCCCTGGCAGCACTGAGAGTTGACGTGCGGCACTCGGGATCGCGTACCGGCCGACCGACTCCCTTATGGGACCCAGAACCAGCTCTCCGGCCTCGGCGAGATCGCCACCGAGGACCACGCGGCTCGGGTTCAACAGATTGCAGAGATTGGCGACTCCACTTCCGATGTGTCGGCCGACGTCGGCGATCACCCGACGGCAGCCCGGGTCCCCGTCCCTCGCCAACCGCACGACCCCTTCCATGGTCAGGCCGGTGCCGTGGCTGGACTGGAGGAGCGGCAGCACATAGCGCGCGGCGGCGAAGGTCTCCAGGCAGCCGCGGTTGCCGCAGCGGCAGACAGGGCCGGATTCATCAAGAGTAATATGCCCGATTTCTCCCGCTGTGCCACCCGGGCCTCTGTAGATCTTGCCGTCGATCACCAGTCCGGCACCCACGCCGCTGGACACCTTGATGTACGCCAGGTCCCGAACACCCCGGCCGCTGCCCCAGACCAGCTCACCGAGGGCGCCGAGGTTGGCGTCGTTGTCCACGTGCACCGTCACACCGAGGCGGTCGCGCATCTCGGCGGCGGGCTTGGTACCGGTCCAGCCGGGCAGAATGGCGGTGGAGCCGAGCGACCCGGACTCCACGTCGATCGGGCCGGGCACGCCGAGGCCCACGCCGGCGATCTTCGTCCGATCCACACCGGTGGCCTCGATCAAACGGGTGACCAGCTGCTCCGCCCGGTCGAACCCCTGGGCCGAGGAGGCGTCCACATCCAGCGGCTCGGCCTCCTCGGCGAGCACCTGATGGGCGAGATTCCCTATCGCGACGCGCAAATGCGTGTGCCCGAAGTCCACGCCGATCACGATCCCGGCATCCCCGCTGAGCGAGACCGCGCGCGCCCTGCGGCCGCCCGCCGATGTGGGCGTGACCTCGACGGTTCCGCCCTCCTTCAGCTCGCGCACGATGTTGGAGACCGTGGCCGCGGACAGACCGGTCGCCCTGGCGATCTCCGCCTGCGTGAGCGACCCGGCGAGCCGCACCGCACGTACGACGCGCTCGAGATTTGCTCGGTGCAGCGACGACTGCGACCCCGGAGTCTCCATCGACTCATCCACTCCCGTCCCAGGCCGGGCGGCCCGCACGCCGCCCGTGACCCAGGTCACACCTCGAAACCCGGGTCACTTACAAGTTGTGAACTCCAAGCTCCGCTGAACGGGTTACCGCAGTCAAGTCCTTGACGGAAACTGGGACCGCTGAATGACCACTAAATGTCACTCTGCGGCTACTTGAGGTCCCGGAAGGGGCTACTTGAGGGTCGCCGAGGTGAGGCCCGCCTGGACCTGGCGCTGGAAGGAGAGGTAGACCACAAGCATGGGGATCATGGCGATGGTGACACCGGCGAAGAGGACGGGCAGGTCGGAGGCGTAGCCCTGCTGCTGCTGCAGCTGGATGAGGCCCTGGGTGAGGACGTACCGCTCGGGATCGTCGCCGCTCTGCGGCTGCATGAGGACCGTCGGCAGGATGAACTGGTTCCACTGACCCAGCGTGTTGAAGATCCCCACACTGATCAGCCCGGGCTTGGCCATCGGCAGCATGACCTGGAAGAACGTCCGGGTGTGCGAGGCCCCGTCGAGGATGGCCGCCTCGAAGACCGCGTGGGGCAGCGTCCGGAAGAACGCGTGCATGAAGAACACGGTGAACGGCAGCGAGTAGGCGACATACACCAGGATCAGCCCCTGGTAGGTGTTCAGCATGTCCAGCCGTTTGACCATGAAGAACAGCGGCACCAGGGCCAGGAACACGGGGAACATCGCGCCGGCGACGAAGAAGTAGTACAGCAGCCGGTTGCCCCGGAAGGGGTAGCGGGCCAGGACGTACGCGGCCATCGAGCCGAACAGCATGGTCAGCGGCACGGAGAAGACCAGCACGATGACCGTGTTGACGAAGTAGTCCCCGATGCCCTTGTCCCAGGCGCGGGAGAAGACGTCCAGGGACCAGTTCTCGGGCCAGCCGAAGGCCGAGCCGGCGATCTGGGCGTCGGTCTTGAAGGAGCTGAGCACCAGCCACAGCAGCGGCAGCACGATCAGCAGGGCCCACAGGGCGAGGAAGCCGTGCGAGAAGACGTTCAGGACGACGCCTTCGCCGCGCTCGTCGCCGGATCCGGTCCGGCCCTTGTCCACCGTCGGGCCGGTGGGGACCGAGTCGCCGCGCGAGGCGGTCTTGAGGGGTGCACTCATGGTGTGTCGTCTCTCCCGCTCAGAACTCGACGCGCTCGCGACGGGTGGCGCGCAGCATGACCACCGACACGATCAGGGTGAGGAGCAGCATCACGACGCCCATCGCGCAGGCGTAGCCGCTCCTTCCGTACAGCAGGAAGTTCCGCATCATCACGGTCGCCATGACCTCGCTGTGGTGGTCGGGGCCGCCCCCGTACTCGCCCGCGGTCATGGTCGAGACCAGGATGAACATGTCCATCGCCGCGATGCCGAGGTAGACCCAGGCGGTCTGCACGGAGTCCCACAGCAGCGGCAGGGTGATGCGGAAGAACGTGTGGGCGCGGCCGGCGCCGTCGATCAGCGCGGCCTCGTAGATGTCCCTCGGGATGGCCTGCATGGCGGCGGAGAACAGCACGAGGTAGAAGCCGACGCCGTGCCAGACGACGACCAGGATGAGCGCCCAGAGCACGAAGTTCGGCTCGTTCAGCCATTCGACGGGGCTGCTCTCGTCGACCAGCCCCAGCTTCAGCAGGAGGCCGTTGAGCATGCCGCCGCTGTCACTGCGGTACACGGCCCCGAACAGCACCGCGAGGATCGCCAGCGACAGCACCTGCGGGAAGAAATAGACGATCTTGTAGAACCCCGACCCGGTGACCCCCGAGACCCCGCCGGCCCGGCCACGTCCGCCCGCGTTCAGCATGAACGCGAAGAACAGCGCGAGCAGGATGGTGATCACCGGGATGAACACCAGGAACAGGATGTTGTGCCAGATCGCCTGGAGGAAGATGTCGTCCTGGAACAGCGCCGTGTAGTTGTCCAGGCCGATGAAGGAGAACGTCTGCGACTGCCCCTTCCAGTCCGTCAGCGAATAGCCGAACGTCTGGATGTACGGCCAGATCACGAACGTCACATAAAGCGCCACGGGGGCCAGAAGAAACCCCGCGACGAACCGGTTCTGCCCTTTACGCATTGGCGTTTCCCTGCCTCGGGTTCCATGAGACGAAAGGCGCACCCCAGTTTTTCAGGGGCGCGGGGAACTGCGCGACACATCACGGCGAACCCGCAGCTCACCACAGCGCGCAGCTCCCACGGCGCTCCGACGCCCCACTAGTCCCGACGGTTCTTCTTGGAATCCGGGTCCTTGGCCTGCTTGTCCACCGCGGCCTGCGCCCGCTTCAACCACTCGGCCGGCTGAATCCGCTTCGCCATCAATTCGTTCGAAGCGTTCTGGATCGCCGTGTCCATCTCGCTGTACCACTCCGTGTACAGGTACCGGAACGTGTCGTCACCGGCGGCCTTGGACACTTCCACCGTCGACTGCGTACCCGGCCGCAGGGAGACCCCGGTGTCGACGCCGTCCTTCACGATCGTCAGGGAGTTCGCCTCCTTGGCGAACAGCGTCGACCACTCCTTGGAGAGCATCATCCGCATGAACTCCTTGGCCGCCGGCAGGTTCTTCGCCTTGGCCGGGATGATGAACGGCTCCCCGGAGCCGGCCCGGATCGCCTCGAACGGCATCACGCTGTCCGGCAGCACCGGCATCGGCATGAACGTCATCTCGAAGTCGTCCGGCGTCTGCTTCAGCTGCTCGTTCTCCAGCCAGGAACCGGAGGTGATGAACACGGCCTTGTACTGGTTCCAGCGGGCCTGGGACTCCGTGTGGGTCAGGCCGTTCGTGCCGGGCATCAGATAGCCCTTCTCGACGACCTCGTAGATCGCCTCGACACCGGCCTTCGCGGCGTCGGAGCCGACGAACGCCTTCGGGTCGAGGTTGTCGATCGCCTTCATGGCCTCCAGGCCGCCCGTCTTGGCGATCAGGTCCATGATGGCGACGTTGATGTAGTACGGGTACTTGCCCTGGTGGGCGAGGCCGCCGATGCCCTTGGCCTTGGCCTCCTTGCAGATGGTGAGGAAGTCGGCCCAGGTCTTGGGCTCCTCCCAGCCGTTCTCCTTGAAGAGCTTGCCGGAGTACCACAGGCCCCACACCGTGTAGATGTAGTTCAGGGCGACGACCTTGCCCTCCTGCATGCCCGCGTCGAGCGTGCCGGTGATCAGCGTGTCGCGGACCTTCTTGCTCGGATCGTCGATCGAGGGGGCGTCCAGGATCTCGGCGAGGTCGAGGAGCTGGTCGTTCTTGTAGAGGACGTCGATCTTGATCTTCTGGGCGCCGGAGTCGTCGACGATGTCCGGCGGGTTGCCCGCGTTGAACCGCGGCTGGAGCTTGCCGGTGATCTCCTGGGTGCCGGTGTGGGTGGAGGTGACCCCCCACTTCTTCTGGAAGGCGGCCTCCCAGGCCTTGGCGTAGGAGTCGCCGTAGCCGCCCTTGAAGATGACGACGTCGAGCTTGCTGCCCTTCTTGACGCCGAAGGGGTTCGACTCGGAGGTCTCGCCCTGGCTGTCCTTGGAGGTGTTGTCGTCTCCGCCCCCGCTGGCACACGCGGACAGGAAGCTCATCGTCGGGACGGTGATCAGGCCCAGCGCGGCAGAACGCTTGATCAGATCGCGGCGGCCGACGCCTTCGGGGTCGGTGGTGCCGACCCCCTCGGGGCCGTTGTCGTTCTCAGCGGTAGTGGATCCCATGCTCAAGTCCTCGCCTTCTCCAGGACTCAGGCGGTGAACCGGATCCTCCCGGCACCGCGGTCGGTTCAAGCTGGGGTCGTGCGTGAGGATTCAACAGGGGCAAGACGGCGGTGGGCGCGCGGACACGTCCGCGACCACCGGTAATTCCCCCCAGGTAGGGCCTGCCCGCGGCTGTGCGACGACTATGCGGACGCCGACAGGTATAGTCCACTTCCCGCCAAGGGGGCAAGATCGAATGCAAGGTTGGCCATCGGTCTTTTCCGAGTTGAGACCTCTCGGAAATATGAGCGACCTTGCGCCACCTGGCCGGAAAATCCCCGCCATTCGCCCCGGATGGCGCACTCAACACCCTTGACACCACAGATCACTTCGACCCCTACTGGTCCCTGCGTTACGCGGTCGACAACGTTGTCCGTTTTCGATCACCTCTTGATCGGAAACAGTCTGCTGGACGTAGGGAGGGTGCTCGCCGATGCGGCACAGACGGGGTTCCACGGCGGCGCTGGGCGCCGCCGCGTTCGTTCTGGTGGTGGCCTCGCAGGGCGCGGCCGTCGCGATGCCGGACCGACCGGCGGCCGGGGAGCGGGAGTTCAGCTCCTCGTTCGAACCGGACGATCCGGCTCCGGACTGGCTCAGCACGGTCGACACGGCACCGGACGGTTCCCCGCGGGCGTCCGGCGTCGACGGCGGCTACACCACCGGCATCCCGGGCAACATCACCGACCACGTCACCGACGTCCGGGCCAGCGGCGAGAACGTGAGCGGCGGGGAGGTGAAGGAGAACCTCGTCGACGGCGAGCCCGGCACCAAGTGGCTCACCTTCCAGCCCACCGGCTGGGCGGAGTTCGACCTCGACAGGCCGGCCAAGGTGGTGACCTACGCGCTGACCTCGGCAAATGACGCCGAGACGCGTGACCCGAAGGACTGGACCCTCCAGGGCTCCACCGACGGCAAGGAGTGGAAGACCCTCGACACCCGCTCCGGCGAGACCTTCGAAGAGCGGTTCCGGACGAAGTCGTACGACATCCCCGGCGACGCGGCGGCCGAGTACCGGCACTTCCGGCTCGACATCACCAGGAACAACGGCGCGTCGATGATCACCCAGCTCGCCGATGTGCAGTTCTCCACGGGCGGCGGGCAGGCGCCCACGCCGTGGCGTCCTGGCGAGGTGTTGATGACGACCCAGACTTCATCGAGACCTGGCTGGCCCGGACCTCTGTGAGGCCCTCAGCGACTCTCACGGTGTCGTACATGCCTGGCCCGTTACCAGCGATCGGCAACTCATGTCGCCGTGTCCAACTCCGACTCCTCCGTGGGCTTGTGCCACTCAATGATCACCCGCTGGTGCAACGGCTCCGCCACCCTGGGCCTGGTCAGCGGGCGTACCGTGATGCTCTTGATCCACAACTTCACAAACTCCCGTTGTTCCTTCAGGGTCTGGCGTGCCCACCAGCTCCCCGGCCCCGTGGGGTCCTGTCCCCAGGCTTGCCAGACATGGAGCGGGAGCTTAGGCCGGCTGGTCTCCTCCAGGGCCTCCAACCGCTTGTCCAGGCCCTCCAATCGGTCCGCCAGCTTCGTCTCCTGGGAGAGGAACCTCCGCCGCCCGATCTCTGTACGGAACCCTCCGGCGTCCCGTTCGTCGTACAACTCCTCCAGGCCCGACACGACCTCAGCGCGCTCCGTGAGGAGGACCTGGCGCTCCCCAGCCGTCTCGGGGGTCTCCTGGGTCCGTGCGTACCGCCTGGTGACCTCATCGAGGATGGGGAGGGCGTCCTCATCGTCCTCAGCGGCCCGCAGGAGGGCGAAGATCCGGTTGGCCACGTAATCGTCCAAAGTGTCCATGGCAATGGTCGGCGTCCCGGGGTGGACGTCCGTCTTGCGCTGGCCGATGTTGCACCGGTAGGCACGCTGGCCCTCCGGGTGCGCCTTGGTGGCCGGGTAGCGGGTCTGTTTCCACGTGGCGCCACACGGGCAGCGCATGATGCCCAGGCCAGACAGGAGGGAGTCCGCCCGGTTGTTCCCCTTGCCGACCCGGCGGCCCTGCAGCCACTCCTGGACACGCCAGAAGTCGGCCGGGTCCAGGCGCGAGGGCCAGAGCCGAGTGGGGTGGCCGTCCTCGTTCCGGAGGACCCGGTACCCGGTAACTTTCCGGCCCCGGCCCTCCTTGTCGTAGACCGGCTCTGCAGCCAGGCCGATGAACCTGGGGTCCATGAGGATGCGCGTGACTGTCTTCCGGTCCCACTGGGAGGCGGAGCGTTCTTTCCCTACCTTCGCACCCCGGGTGGGGAGGTCTGGGTCCAGGTTGAGGAGGGTGGTGACGCCGGAGATCGAGCCGGGGTGGAACTTCATGTACCCGGGGTCGTATGGCTTGTCCATGTGTCGGACGACGGGGCCGAAGATGCGGGAGGCGACGATGGCGCACTCTTCATCGTTCGGGCGGAGTTTCTTGATCACCAGGGAGCGGGGCTTGCCGTCCTCTCCGACCCGGATGACTACCTCCTCATAGGTCTCAAAGCCGTACGGGGCGGGGCCGGACCAGCCACCCAGTTCCTTGGCGGTGGCCTTGGCCCGCTTGACGGCCACGGACTTGTTCTTGGACTCCTGGTGTGCCGCATCCAGCCTGAAAATGAGGTGGATGAGGTCCATGATGTTGTCCCTCTTGAACGTGCCCTCCGTGACGCTCACGATGGTCACGCCCATGTTCAGCAGCTCATGGACAACCGGTAGGGCGTCGGCCACATCCTGGCGGGAGAGCCGGGACACGTAGTAGACGATGATCACGTTGATACGTCCGGCCCGACAGTCGGCCACCATGCGCTCAAAGTCGGGCCGTTCCACGCCGGAGAACGCTGAGATCCCCTGGTCCTCATACGTGGCGATGTGGTCGGCTCCAAGAGACTTGGCCCTGGCCACGCCCTCCTTGAGCTGGTCCTCCGTGGAGACCTCTGACCCGTTGGCCCGCCTGGCAGACTGGCGGGTGTACACACCGGCGTGAATGCTCATGCCGGTGACCCTCCCTAGTTTCATGTCCCGATTGTATGCCCCGTGGGGGCTACGCCTTCACCGCACCGCAGGACAACAAGGGCCTGGCCAACCTGTACGGTGGCCGCGCTGGGCTGGCGGAGAAGCTGGACACCTACTACCAGACCACTCGACAACGTTGTCCTGTCGCCTGGTCCCCTCAGCCGCATCCCCCGCGCCCGGTCTCCCCCGTACCGGGTCGCGGCTCGCGGACCGGGTGGGCACGCACCGCCCGCTCACCCGGTCCGCCCCGAGCAAGGACGCCCGCCCCCGCACAGAGCCGGTCATGCGGATCGGGCCGGTTCTGCGGATCAGGTCCGTTCCATGGCTCGGGTCCGTTCCATGGCTCGGGTCCGGCTCAGCCCACCCGGCAGGGCAGTGTCGTCGCGGGATCACCTCCCGACCCCTGCACCACATAGCCGAACGTGGCGGTTTCGCCGGGATCCAGCTCCCCGTTCCAGTTGGCGTTGTGCAC is from Streptomyces sp. NBC_01314 and encodes:
- a CDS encoding recombinase family protein, which translates into the protein MKLGRVTGMSIHAGVYTRQSARRANGSEVSTEDQLKEGVARAKSLGADHIATYEDQGISAFSGVERPDFERMVADCRAGRINVIIVYYVSRLSRQDVADALPVVHELLNMGVTIVSVTEGTFKRDNIMDLIHLIFRLDAAHQESKNKSVAVKRAKATAKELGGWSGPAPYGFETYEEVVIRVGEDGKPRSLVIKKLRPNDEECAIVASRIFGPVVRHMDKPYDPGYMKFHPGSISGVTTLLNLDPDLPTRGAKVGKERSASQWDRKTVTRILMDPRFIGLAAEPVYDKEGRGRKVTGYRVLRNEDGHPTRLWPSRLDPADFWRVQEWLQGRRVGKGNNRADSLLSGLGIMRCPCGATWKQTRYPATKAHPEGQRAYRCNIGQRKTDVHPGTPTIAMDTLDDYVANRIFALLRAAEDDEDALPILDEVTRRYARTQETPETAGERQVLLTERAEVVSGLEELYDERDAGGFRTEIGRRRFLSQETKLADRLEGLDKRLEALEETSRPKLPLHVWQAWGQDPTGPGSWWARQTLKEQREFVKLWIKSITVRPLTRPRVAEPLHQRVIIEWHKPTEESELDTAT
- a CDS encoding sugar ABC transporter substrate-binding protein, yielding MNATMRRVAIGATAISLALSVAACGKAGDDNDSDSGSDSGSDSKSIGLLLPDNVTARYEKFDRPYFEDKVKELCSDCDVQYANAAADPAKQAQQMTSMVTKGVKVIVISAQDSAAIKSSIQSAVDKGVKVVAYDRLAQGPVSAYVSFDNVKVGELQGQALLDALGDKATPKAKVVMINGDDADPNAGQFKEGAHKALDGKVDIAYEQTGLWKDTVAAQKMSAAITQLGAKNIAGVYAANDGMAGGIANTLKGAKISNIPLTGQDAELAAIQRLVAGTQSSTVYKAYKPEADTAAELAVNLLEGKDIKSLADTTVTSGSGDKVQAKLLTPVSVTKENINDTVVKDGLYTVADICTPEYAKACESAGLK
- a CDS encoding ROK family protein translates to METPGSQSSLHRANLERVVRAVRLAGSLTQAEIARATGLSAATVSNIVRELKEGGTVEVTPTSAGGRRARAVSLSGDAGIVIGVDFGHTHLRVAIGNLAHQVLAEEAEPLDVDASSAQGFDRAEQLVTRLIEATGVDRTKIAGVGLGVPGPIDVESGSLGSTAILPGWTGTKPAAEMRDRLGVTVHVDNDANLGALGELVWGSGRGVRDLAYIKVSSGVGAGLVIDGKIYRGPGGTAGEIGHITLDESGPVCRCGNRGCLETFAAARYVLPLLQSSHGTGLTMEGVVRLARDGDPGCRRVIADVGRHIGSGVANLCNLLNPSRVVLGGDLAEAGELVLGPIRESVGRYAIPSAARQLSVLPGALGGRAEVLGALALALSEMGDSTLLDGTLSAATPVFT
- a CDS encoding carbohydrate ABC transporter permease, producing the protein MRKGQNRFVAGFLLAPVALYVTFVIWPYIQTFGYSLTDWKGQSQTFSFIGLDNYTALFQDDIFLQAIWHNILFLVFIPVITILLALFFAFMLNAGGRGRAGGVSGVTGSGFYKIVYFFPQVLSLAILAVLFGAVYRSDSGGMLNGLLLKLGLVDESSPVEWLNEPNFVLWALILVVVWHGVGFYLVLFSAAMQAIPRDIYEAALIDGAGRAHTFFRITLPLLWDSVQTAWVYLGIAAMDMFILVSTMTAGEYGGGPDHHSEVMATVMMRNFLLYGRSGYACAMGVVMLLLTLIVSVVMLRATRRERVEF
- a CDS encoding carbohydrate ABC transporter permease, with protein sequence MSAPLKTASRGDSVPTGPTVDKGRTGSGDERGEGVVLNVFSHGFLALWALLIVLPLLWLVLSSFKTDAQIAGSAFGWPENWSLDVFSRAWDKGIGDYFVNTVIVLVFSVPLTMLFGSMAAYVLARYPFRGNRLLYYFFVAGAMFPVFLALVPLFFMVKRLDMLNTYQGLILVYVAYSLPFTVFFMHAFFRTLPHAVFEAAILDGASHTRTFFQVMLPMAKPGLISVGIFNTLGQWNQFILPTVLMQPQSGDDPERYVLTQGLIQLQQQQGYASDLPVLFAGVTIAMIPMLVVYLSFQRQVQAGLTSATLK
- the ngcE gene encoding N-acetylglucosamine/diacetylchitobiose ABC transporter substrate-binding protein, with translation MGSTTAENDNGPEGVGTTDPEGVGRRDLIKRSAALGLITVPTMSFLSACASGGGDDNTSKDSQGETSESNPFGVKKGSKLDVVIFKGGYGDSYAKAWEAAFQKKWGVTSTHTGTQEITGKLQPRFNAGNPPDIVDDSGAQKIKIDVLYKNDQLLDLAEILDAPSIDDPSKKVRDTLITGTLDAGMQEGKVVALNYIYTVWGLWYSGKLFKENGWEEPKTWADFLTICKEAKAKGIGGLAHQGKYPYYINVAIMDLIAKTGGLEAMKAIDNLDPKAFVGSDAAKAGVEAIYEVVEKGYLMPGTNGLTHTESQARWNQYKAVFITSGSWLENEQLKQTPDDFEMTFMPMPVLPDSVMPFEAIRAGSGEPFIIPAKAKNLPAAKEFMRMMLSKEWSTLFAKEANSLTIVKDGVDTGVSLRPGTQSTVEVSKAAGDDTFRYLYTEWYSEMDTAIQNASNELMAKRIQPAEWLKRAQAAVDKQAKDPDSKKNRRD